DNA sequence from the Candidatus Fluviicola riflensis genome:
CCATTGCTGGGTTACAACTCATTTGCGCAATCGTATTCATGTTCATTGTCACCAACAACACACTACACCCCAGTTTCGCGGCCGCATTCGCAGCTTCACAACCGGCGTGGCCACCACCCACAACAATTACATCATACTCTTTCAACATACCAACAATGTTTCACGTGGAACAAAATTACAACTCAAATAAAGATCAATCAGAAATGTTTCACGTGAAACAAAAATCAAAAAAGAAAGGCTAACTCAAATGTTTCACGTGGAACACGCGAAGCGCCAACATTTCATCTTCTTTTGAGCGCATCAACGATTCGTCTTCAGGAGATTTATCCTTATAACCACAGAGATGCAGGAGACCATGAACACACACGCGATTCAGTTCATCAATAAATGTATTCGACAGTTCTTTCGCGTTATCATCAACCCGATCAACGCTTATAAACAAATCACCACTCACTTCGCTTTCTTCAGAATAATCAAACGTGATGATGTCCGTATAATAATCGTGACTCAAATGGGTTCGGTTCATCTCCAACAAATACTCGTCAGAACAAAAAATAACGGTGATTTCGCCAAGTGTCTTCTTTTCAATTTCACAAACATGGTTAAACCATGCAAACAAAAATTCCGGGTTAATACCCGGAATTTCTTCAATATCTTCAATGTGTATTTCTACCATTTTACTTGTGGAATAAGACCAGCACTTCATTCCCGCGGTCATTGAATTCAACTTCATCAGCCAGATTTCGCATCAGAAAAACACCGCGACCGTGTTCCTTCTCAATGTTTTCCGGCGCAGTAGGGTCGGGGAGGTTCTTGTAATCAAAACCCGGGCCCGCATCTGCAACACTAAACCCAAAAGATTCAGCGTCATCAAAAACACTCAGCTCAACAGCAGCGTCTTTATTGGATTTATTTCCGTGAATAATTGCATTGTTTACTGCCTCAGTAACCGCAATCAACACATTGCCATAAAGGTCTTCGTGCACACCTACCGACTGACAAACTTTGTCAATCAGTGATTCTACTACAGGTAGATTATCAAGTTCAGAACGAATGGTTAACGAATCAATCAGAGTATAACCTTGCTTCATTGCCTCACAATACATTTAAATAAGTACTACTGAGCTCTGTTGAAATATTCACTTGCTTTATCCTTGTAATACTTTGATAACAGCGGATCCACATTGTGCAATAATTCGATTTGACCGAGCTTTTGACGATTATACTCATCAAATCGAATAAGGTTACCATAATTGCGCTCTTTTCCTGTTTCAGCTTCTCTTTTTTCCTCAAAGCCCCTTTCCTTC
Encoded proteins:
- the ybeY gene encoding rRNA maturation RNase YbeY, with protein sequence MVEIHIEDIEEIPGINPEFLFAWFNHVCEIEKKTLGEITVIFCSDEYLLEMNRTHLSHDYYTDIITFDYSEESEVSGDLFISVDRVDDNAKELSNTFIDELNRVCVHGLLHLCGYKDKSPEDESLMRSKEDEMLALRVFHVKHLS
- a CDS encoding ATP-binding protein, with amino-acid sequence MKQGYTLIDSLTIRSELDNLPVVESLIDKVCQSVGVHEDLYGNVLIAVTEAVNNAIIHGNKSNKDAAVELSVFDDAESFGFSVADAGPGFDYKNLPDPTAPENIEKEHGRGVFLMRNLADEVEFNDRGNEVLVLFHK